GCGGTGGCCAGGATGATCCCGAGCAGGGCCTCCAGCTCCTCCGGCGGGCGACCCAGGTTCTCCGTGGAGAGCATGTAGAGCGTGACCACGGGGATGCCGGTCTCGTCGCACCAGTCGATGAACTCGAGGATCCGCTCGGCGCCGGCCTGATGCCCCTCCTGGGTGGTGGCGCCGAACGCGCGGGCCCACCGGCGGTTGCCGTCCACGAGCACGCCGACGTGCCGGGGCAGCCGCTCCGGGTCCAGGCCACGGGCGAGCCTCCGCTCGTACAGCCGGTAGAAGGCCTCGGGTCGCTGCACGTCACACCTGCCTCTCACGGCGTCCGGGCCGGCCGGGGACGGCCGGGCCACCAGGATACGCGGCGGCGCGCGATCGGCCCCGTGCAGGGAGGACAATGGAGGCCATGGACCCCCTTACCCCCGCTCGCGAGCCCGAGGCCGCCCGGCGCCTGCGCTGGCGAATCGAACGCATCCGAGACCCGGAGCACCCGCTGTTCAAGCCGCGGCTGCGCGGCTGGATCCACGCCGCCATGGCGCCGCTGACGCTGGCCGCGGGCATCGTGCTGATCGTGCTCGCCCCCACGGCGACGCTGCGCTGGGCCTCGGCCGTCTACGCGGTCACGGGCCTGCTGCTGTTCGGGGTCTCGGCCACCTACCACCTGGTGCAGTGGAACGAGGTGGTCTCGCGCGTGCTCAAGCGCCTGGACCACACGAACATCATGCTCGTGATCGCCGGCACCTACACGCCGCTGTCCCTGGCCCTGCTCCCGCCGGGGAAGGCCCATCTGCTGCTCACGCTGGTCTGGGCGGGCGCGGTGGCCGGCGTCGCCTTCCGCCTGCTGTGGACGGACGCCCCGCGCTGGCTCTACACGCCCGTGTACGTGGTGCTGGGGCTGGCCGCGCTGCTGTACATCGGGGACTTCTTCGCCGCCGACGTCGCGGCCGGCTGGCTG
The sequence above is a segment of the Micrococcus endophyticus genome. Coding sequences within it:
- the trhA gene encoding PAQR family membrane homeostasis protein TrhA; its protein translation is MDPLTPAREPEAARRLRWRIERIRDPEHPLFKPRLRGWIHAAMAPLTLAAGIVLIVLAPTATLRWASAVYAVTGLLLFGVSATYHLVQWNEVVSRVLKRLDHTNIMLVIAGTYTPLSLALLPPGKAHLLLTLVWAGAVAGVAFRLLWTDAPRWLYTPVYVVLGLAALLYIGDFFAADVAAGWLIVAGGAAYIVGAVFYALRAPTIHREWFGFHELFHVFTVGGFVCHAVAIYRAVLVVA